A window of the Nibribacter ruber genome harbors these coding sequences:
- a CDS encoding 2Fe-2S iron-sulfur cluster-binding protein — MEVLKANEFDILATCGGMALCATCHVELLQAPELPEASDDELYMLENLPNLREGSRLSCQIKVTPDLDGTVIRLMSDH, encoded by the coding sequence ATGGAAGTGTTAAAGGCCAACGAGTTTGACATTCTAGCCACTTGCGGCGGCATGGCCCTCTGCGCCACCTGCCACGTGGAACTTCTGCAAGCCCCAGAACTCCCAGAAGCCTCTGATGACGAATTATACATGCTGGAGAACCTGCCCAACCTGAGAGAAGGAAGCCGCCTTTCTTGCCAAATCAAAGTTACCCCAGACCTGGACGGCACCGTGATCCGGCTTATGTCTGATCATTAA
- a CDS encoding NAD(P)/FAD-dependent oxidoreductase — MSTISTDICIIGAGPVGLFAVFEAGLLKMKCHVVDALPQVGGQLSEIYPKKPIYDIPGYPMVLAGDLVQNLMQQIEPFHPTFTLGERVEEIEKLEDGSFKLITTDKTEITCKVVVIAGGLGSFEPRKPAIENLENFEGGKGVAYMVKDPEFFRDKRIVLAGGGDSALDWAIYLADVAKELTLVHRGTTFRGAPESAAKVSSLAEEGHMKLLLKSNVTQVHGNGQLESVTISPDGADGYQVEADYFIPLFGLVPKLGPLENWGLELEKSAIVVNTVDYSTNIPGVYAIGDINTYPGKLKLILCGFHEAALMAQSAYSIVYPDKKFVLKYTTVNGVPTM, encoded by the coding sequence ATGTCAACTATAAGTACTGATATTTGCATCATCGGGGCGGGCCCGGTGGGATTGTTCGCCGTGTTTGAAGCCGGCCTTCTCAAAATGAAATGCCACGTGGTTGACGCGCTTCCGCAGGTGGGCGGCCAGCTCTCTGAAATCTACCCTAAAAAGCCCATCTATGACATCCCCGGCTATCCCATGGTATTGGCCGGCGATCTGGTGCAAAACCTGATGCAGCAGATTGAGCCTTTCCACCCCACTTTCACGTTAGGCGAGCGTGTAGAGGAGATTGAAAAACTAGAGGACGGCTCTTTCAAACTGATTACTACAGATAAAACTGAAATCACCTGCAAAGTGGTGGTGATTGCCGGTGGACTGGGTTCGTTTGAGCCGCGCAAGCCGGCCATTGAGAACCTGGAGAACTTTGAAGGCGGCAAAGGCGTGGCCTACATGGTCAAAGACCCAGAGTTCTTCAGAGACAAGCGCATTGTGCTGGCCGGCGGCGGAGACTCTGCCCTGGACTGGGCCATTTACCTGGCAGACGTAGCCAAAGAACTGACCTTGGTGCACCGCGGAACCACCTTCAGAGGCGCCCCAGAATCGGCGGCCAAGGTGTCTAGCCTGGCAGAGGAAGGCCACATGAAACTACTCTTGAAGTCTAACGTGACCCAGGTGCACGGCAACGGCCAGTTAGAATCTGTGACCATCTCGCCAGACGGCGCCGACGGCTACCAGGTAGAAGCAGACTACTTTATCCCGCTCTTCGGATTGGTGCCTAAGTTGGGACCGTTAGAAAACTGGGGCCTGGAACTGGAAAAATCGGCTATTGTGGTGAATACCGTAGACTACAGCACCAACATTCCGGGCGTGTACGCCATTGGCGACATTAACACCTACCCCGGCAAGCTGAAGTTGATTTTATGTGGTTTCCATGAAGCCGCCCTAATGGCCCAGAGTGCCTACTCCATTGTTTACCCAGACAAGAAATTTGTTCTCAAATACACTACCGTGAACGGGGTGCCAACCATGTAA
- the lgt gene encoding prolipoprotein diacylglyceryl transferase, with protein MLDFITWDVNPNLFSLGPLTVRWYGLLFAMAFVLTQPIEKYIYKKDGRSEEDVDVLTLYMVIGTVIGARLGHCLFYDPVYYLSNPIEIFKIWEGGLASHGGTIGILVSLYLFSRKYKFDYLWVLDRIVIVVAVGGACIRLGNLMNSEIIGKPADLPWAFKFVRNTELFNGVPAYIDPRHPTQLYESLFCVFLFILLYTLWKKGAGKMRGLLFGLFVTLLFTFRFLVEFLKENQEAFEDELALNMGQWLSIPLILIGIVVLIYALRQPRQPQQMVS; from the coding sequence ATGCTTGATTTTATCACCTGGGATGTGAACCCCAACCTTTTCTCATTAGGGCCTTTGACGGTGCGTTGGTACGGTCTGCTGTTTGCCATGGCCTTTGTGCTCACTCAACCCATTGAGAAATACATCTATAAAAAAGACGGCCGCTCTGAAGAAGACGTAGACGTGCTCACCTTGTACATGGTCATTGGCACCGTGATTGGCGCGCGCCTGGGCCACTGTCTTTTCTATGACCCGGTGTATTACCTCTCTAACCCCATTGAGATTTTCAAGATCTGGGAGGGAGGATTGGCCAGCCACGGCGGTACCATTGGTATTCTGGTGTCTCTGTACCTGTTCAGCCGCAAATACAAGTTTGATTACCTATGGGTGCTGGATAGAATTGTGATTGTGGTGGCCGTGGGCGGAGCGTGTATAAGGTTAGGCAACCTCATGAACTCTGAGATCATTGGCAAACCCGCCGACCTGCCTTGGGCCTTTAAGTTTGTGCGCAACACTGAACTGTTCAACGGTGTGCCGGCCTACATAGACCCGCGCCATCCTACGCAGTTGTATGAAAGCCTTTTCTGCGTGTTCCTGTTCATCTTACTTTATACGCTTTGGAAGAAAGGGGCCGGTAAAATGCGCGGATTGTTGTTTGGCCTGTTTGTGACGCTGTTGTTCACGTTCCGGTTTCTGGTAGAATTCCTGAAGGAAAACCAGGAGGCCTTTGAAGACGAGCTGGCCTTGAACATGGGCCAATGGCTGAGCATCCCGCTGATTTTGATTGGCATAGTGGTGCTCATCTACGCACTTCGTCAGCCCAGACAACCACAGCAAATGGTTAGCTAG